The following are encoded together in the Aciduricibacillus chroicocephali genome:
- the nth gene encoding endonuclease III, which produces MLNKKQIRFCLDTMERMFPDAECELVHENPFELVIAVLLSAQCTDVLVNKVTKSLFAKYKKPEDYLEVTLEELEQDIRSIGLYRSKAKNIRKLCQVLLEQYDGEVPNTIEELEKLAGVGRKTANVVASVAFGVPAIAVDTHVERVSKRLGICRWKDSVLEVEKTLMKKVPEEEWSDTHHRMIFFGRYHCKARNPECPECPLLVICREGQKRMRKEEKERQV; this is translated from the coding sequence ATGCTGAACAAAAAACAGATTCGTTTCTGTCTCGATACGATGGAGAGAATGTTTCCAGATGCTGAATGTGAGCTCGTCCATGAAAATCCGTTTGAACTGGTTATTGCTGTTCTTCTATCTGCCCAATGTACAGATGTATTGGTGAATAAGGTCACAAAATCACTTTTTGCTAAATATAAAAAGCCGGAAGATTATCTGGAAGTAACGTTGGAAGAGTTGGAGCAGGATATCCGATCAATCGGTCTGTACCGTTCCAAAGCGAAAAATATCCGTAAGTTATGCCAAGTTCTTTTGGAACAGTATGATGGGGAAGTGCCGAATACAATTGAAGAGCTGGAGAAACTGGCTGGAGTTGGACGAAAGACGGCCAATGTAGTAGCCTCTGTAGCTTTTGGAGTTCCTGCAATCGCAGTCGATACTCATGTTGAACGCGTTTCAAAACGTCTTGGAATTTGTCGCTGGAAGGATTCTGTTCTCGAAGTAGAAAAGACACTTATGAAGAAAGTTCCAGAAGAAGAATGGAGCGACACACATCATCGGATGATTTTCTTCGGACGTTACCATTGCAAAGCTCGAAATCCAGAGTGCCCAGAATGTCCTTTACTCGTCATATGCAGGGAAGGACAGAAGAGGATGCGCAAAGAAGAGAAGGAAAGACAAGTATAA
- a CDS encoding DnaD domain-containing protein — MREKPKMESLLLNQINVPEKLLECYTSLGMDEVDLAIILQIQKSLRHENLFPTPDELSTKLTISGTECGMALRKLIQKGLLAMSQQQNESGQITEVYSLEPLWEKLISNPKKVEEEESVDGAIFLLFEQEFGRPLSPFEIDMMNSWLDEDKIDPALIKAGLRESVLMSKLSFKYIDRILREWKQKGVHTVDQARQASKSFRSRQNSPTVSKPKRDTSFYYNWLEEED, encoded by the coding sequence GTGCGGGAAAAACCAAAAATGGAATCACTTCTTCTAAACCAAATTAATGTACCTGAAAAGCTGTTGGAATGTTATACCTCACTTGGAATGGATGAAGTTGATCTAGCGATTATATTGCAAATCCAGAAATCATTACGTCATGAAAATCTTTTCCCGACTCCGGATGAGTTAAGCACGAAGCTTACAATTAGCGGCACTGAGTGTGGAATGGCTTTGCGCAAGCTTATCCAAAAAGGTCTTCTTGCCATGTCACAGCAACAAAATGAATCTGGTCAGATAACCGAAGTCTATAGCTTGGAACCACTTTGGGAAAAACTCATTTCCAATCCAAAAAAAGTAGAAGAAGAAGAGTCAGTTGATGGGGCTATTTTTTTGCTATTCGAACAGGAATTCGGCAGACCATTGTCACCTTTTGAAATTGACATGATGAATTCCTGGTTGGATGAGGATAAGATTGACCCAGCTTTAATTAAGGCTGGTCTTAGAGAGTCTGTACTGATGTCCAAGCTCAGTTTTAAATATATTGATAGAATACTGCGAGAGTGGAAACAAAAAGGGGTTCATACTGTCGACCAGGCGCGCCAAGCTAGCAAATCTTTCAGAAGCCGTCAAAACAGTCCGACAGTGAGCAAACCTAAGCGTGATACATCCTTTTATTATAACTGGCTTGAAGAGGAGGATTGA
- a CDS encoding pyridoxal phosphate-dependent aminotransferase, giving the protein MNLANRVQTLTPSKTLAITAKAKELKKQGHDVIGLGAGEPDFNTPQYIIEAAIKAMNEGYTKYTPAGGIIELREEIARKFKNDNNLDYKPEEIIVTSGAKHALYNLFQVLLNDGDEVILPSPYWVSYPEQIKLAGGVPVIVDALEENDFKVTTDQLEKVITDRTKAVIINSPSNPTGVVYSKDELQAIGEVCLKHDLLIISDEIYEKLIYSDEPHISIAQLSPELKENTVVFNGVSKSYSMTGWRIGYAAGPAYIIKAMTNLASHSTSNPTSISQYAALAAYAEENQPIAEMQEVFKDRLNKLYDWITAIPGISCVKPQGAFYIFPNVAEAAKMNGFKNVDEWVEALLEEEKVALVPGSSFGAPDNVRLSYATSLDLLEEAAKRIHRFVTNHQ; this is encoded by the coding sequence ATGAATCTAGCAAACCGGGTCCAAACTTTGACACCTTCAAAAACACTTGCAATTACTGCAAAGGCGAAAGAATTGAAAAAACAGGGACACGATGTCATTGGTCTCGGTGCAGGTGAACCTGATTTCAATACACCACAATATATTATTGAAGCAGCAATTAAAGCGATGAACGAAGGGTATACAAAATATACACCGGCTGGCGGTATTATTGAACTGAGAGAAGAAATTGCAAGAAAGTTCAAGAACGACAACAATCTTGATTACAAACCTGAAGAAATCATTGTAACATCTGGAGCGAAGCATGCACTGTACAATCTGTTTCAAGTATTGCTGAATGATGGTGATGAAGTTATACTTCCATCACCATATTGGGTAAGCTATCCTGAACAGATTAAACTTGCTGGTGGCGTGCCAGTCATTGTCGATGCACTGGAAGAGAATGATTTTAAAGTTACAACAGATCAGCTTGAGAAGGTCATAACAGACCGAACAAAGGCTGTAATCATTAATTCACCGAGCAATCCTACAGGAGTTGTTTATTCAAAAGATGAGCTTCAAGCGATTGGCGAGGTTTGTCTGAAACATGACCTTCTGATCATTTCCGATGAAATTTATGAAAAACTGATTTATTCTGATGAACCGCATATTTCCATAGCTCAACTTTCTCCTGAATTGAAGGAAAACACAGTCGTATTCAATGGTGTATCCAAGTCTTATTCCATGACAGGCTGGCGTATTGGCTATGCAGCGGGTCCTGCTTATATTATAAAGGCAATGACAAATCTTGCTTCTCATTCAACTTCTAATCCGACTTCGATTTCACAATATGCTGCTCTTGCCGCCTATGCGGAAGAAAATCAGCCAATTGCTGAAATGCAAGAAGTATTCAAAGATCGTCTGAACAAGCTATATGATTGGATTACTGCTATTCCAGGAATTAGCTGTGTTAAGCCACAGGGCGCTTTCTATATTTTCCCGAATGTTGCCGAGGCAGCGAAGATGAATGGATTTAAAAATGTTGATGAATGGGTAGAAGCCCTTCTCGAAGAAGAAAAAGTTGCTCTAGTACCTGGGTCCAGCTTTGGAGCACCGGACAATGTTAGACTTTCTTACGCGACTTCACTTGATTTGCTTGAAGAAGCAGCTAAGAGAATTCATCGTTTTGTTACCAACCACCAATAA
- a CDS encoding DUF5590 domain-containing protein: protein MRRNSLTWGKLIVFAIAVLLVATCIAAALIYNQVLNDKTKGFAAAEKTAIRKAGLSEVIQVDRFDSKKSYYIVQGKDKKGKGKFVFIPMAKKEKPAIIDDKDIYAEGKVKEIWRESCSSCTFVKTSAAMIANEPLWEITYKDGSGHYGFAYFSMKDGTATEQFRLSNTIR, encoded by the coding sequence ATGAGAAGAAATAGTCTCACTTGGGGCAAACTGATTGTTTTTGCAATTGCTGTTCTCCTGGTTGCTACGTGTATTGCGGCAGCACTCATATACAATCAGGTGTTGAATGACAAAACAAAAGGTTTTGCTGCAGCGGAAAAGACTGCAATCAGAAAGGCTGGATTGTCTGAAGTCATCCAAGTGGACCGATTCGATAGCAAGAAGTCTTATTATATCGTCCAGGGCAAGGATAAAAAGGGTAAAGGCAAGTTTGTCTTTATACCGATGGCGAAAAAAGAAAAGCCTGCTATAATTGATGATAAAGACATTTATGCTGAAGGAAAGGTTAAGGAGATTTGGCGTGAGAGCTGTTCTTCTTGTACTTTTGTAAAAACCTCAGCAGCAATGATCGCCAATGAACCCTTATGGGAGATTACATATAAAGATGGCTCCGGCCACTATGGGTTTGCCTACTTCTCCATGAAGGACGGCACTGCTACAGAACAATTTCGGCTTTCCAATACAATCCGTTGA
- the dinG gene encoding ATP-dependent DNA helicase DinG — MEKYVVVDLETTGHSGKTDKIIEAGIVTIVDGQITDQYSTFLNPGKPIPNFISSLTGIKDEDVANAPPFEEVAKEIKGKFDKAVLIAHNVPFDLGFLNDELAACGYGKLTCPVIDTVEMSRILYPQADSYKLSNIAAYLDIHHDAPHRALSDAYVTALLFLKLREKLMALPGETASGLQKIEKRLKSNLSYLLEKRKQEASAEPEHDSSIAVYNGIAYKKPVQPINTAEQSTGAFGGFIDDLFSDTAKLHEVFGIYEDRPGQKEMAELIYDAFESKEHAIIEAGTGIGKTFGYLIPAAYEAMKRNEQIVISTHTTQLQNQLMEKDIPMLRKLLFFEVRAAILKGKYHYVSLQRLSQELERGVGNYDIALSKAILLVWLTETETGDIDEIQLPSNGYHFYKKICAEAEQVTYRDNYFSHYNYARKKAEEAHLILTNHALLCTDLFSDNALLPSYSRCIIDEAHQFESAAARRFGLKLDYVQIQYALNNLGEWDDSFWTDMRMSSPEIALSISPATWNRVYQDAQHDLDALFRHIFSYVSSRGRGYTDIGRMQSAFPGKGQQDRKWLGIKEMADRLIFRLKELNKMLETALKSISDADSNPEFMQLYSQLSEFISALKLLFFKQDGLNVKWAEIEAKGAKNAVYLYSEPATVAEPLEEMFFSRKECVVLTSATLTMNGSFNFIQKRLGLQEGSFFSKVIPSPFSFKEQIQMLIPEDFPDVRNEEEEFIYSLCEAVLSLAEITEGRMLILFTSFEMLKKCHALLRDILEDEDYTLIAQGITSGSRVRLTKNFQSYEKAILLGTSSFWEGIDIPGADLSALVIARLPFQPPNHPLYEARARRLESEGRNPFYELSLPHAVLRFRQGFGRLIRSNHDRGFVLICDTRIIKSSYGKYFLNSVPKVPIVTGSTGELIEKARGWF, encoded by the coding sequence GTGGAGAAATATGTCGTTGTTGATTTAGAAACAACCGGACATTCCGGCAAGACGGATAAAATTATTGAAGCCGGGATTGTAACAATTGTTGATGGTCAGATCACTGACCAGTATTCTACCTTCCTGAACCCGGGAAAGCCAATTCCGAATTTTATTTCGTCATTAACAGGCATAAAAGATGAGGATGTAGCAAACGCACCTCCCTTTGAAGAGGTTGCAAAAGAAATAAAAGGGAAGTTTGATAAAGCCGTTCTCATCGCCCATAATGTCCCATTCGATCTTGGTTTTTTAAACGATGAGCTAGCAGCTTGCGGTTATGGAAAATTAACCTGTCCTGTAATTGATACGGTTGAAATGTCCCGAATCCTTTATCCTCAGGCGGACAGTTATAAATTATCCAATATAGCTGCATATTTGGATATTCATCATGATGCACCGCACAGAGCTCTTAGTGACGCCTATGTAACTGCACTCTTGTTTTTGAAGCTTCGCGAAAAGCTGATGGCACTCCCTGGGGAGACGGCTTCCGGCCTTCAAAAAATTGAAAAGAGACTAAAATCTAACCTGAGCTATCTGCTAGAAAAGCGAAAACAGGAGGCTTCGGCTGAGCCGGAACATGATTCTTCGATTGCAGTATATAATGGCATAGCTTATAAGAAGCCTGTCCAACCAATAAATACAGCTGAACAGTCAACAGGCGCTTTCGGGGGCTTTATTGATGATCTTTTCAGCGATACAGCAAAATTACATGAAGTATTCGGCATTTATGAGGATCGTCCGGGACAGAAGGAAATGGCTGAACTGATCTATGATGCTTTTGAGTCAAAGGAACATGCTATTATTGAGGCGGGCACAGGAATAGGAAAAACATTCGGTTATCTAATCCCCGCTGCATACGAAGCAATGAAGCGTAATGAGCAAATTGTTATTAGCACGCATACGACCCAGCTGCAAAATCAGCTCATGGAAAAAGATATTCCAATGCTCCGGAAGCTGCTGTTTTTTGAAGTAAGAGCAGCCATTTTGAAAGGGAAATATCATTATGTCAGCCTGCAGCGTTTGTCACAAGAACTGGAACGGGGAGTGGGCAACTATGATATTGCCCTTTCTAAAGCAATCCTACTCGTTTGGTTGACAGAGACGGAGACAGGCGATATTGACGAAATTCAGCTTCCTTCGAATGGTTATCATTTTTACAAGAAAATATGCGCAGAGGCAGAACAGGTTACTTATAGAGACAACTATTTCAGTCATTATAATTACGCGCGAAAAAAAGCAGAAGAAGCCCATCTCATATTGACGAATCATGCACTGCTCTGCACAGATCTCTTCTCTGATAATGCGCTTCTGCCTTCGTACTCCAGATGTATTATCGATGAAGCACACCAATTTGAGAGTGCGGCTGCACGCAGATTCGGGTTAAAGCTTGATTACGTTCAAATTCAGTACGCTTTAAACAATCTTGGGGAATGGGATGATTCTTTCTGGACAGATATGAGAATGTCCTCTCCGGAAATCGCGCTATCTATTAGTCCAGCAACATGGAACCGTGTATATCAAGATGCGCAACATGACCTTGATGCGTTATTTAGGCATATCTTTTCCTATGTTTCGTCAAGAGGCCGTGGTTATACAGATATCGGAAGAATGCAAAGTGCTTTCCCTGGAAAGGGACAACAGGACCGGAAATGGCTTGGTATTAAAGAGATGGCAGACCGACTTATTTTCCGCTTGAAAGAACTGAATAAGATGCTTGAGACCGCTCTTAAAAGCATATCAGATGCCGACAGCAACCCGGAGTTTATGCAGCTTTACAGTCAGCTTTCAGAATTTATTTCAGCTTTGAAGCTGTTGTTCTTCAAACAAGATGGACTAAATGTAAAATGGGCGGAGATAGAAGCAAAAGGGGCAAAGAATGCAGTTTACCTATATAGTGAACCAGCAACTGTGGCTGAACCGCTTGAAGAAATGTTCTTCAGTCGTAAAGAATGTGTTGTCCTTACAAGTGCGACACTGACGATGAATGGTTCTTTCAACTTCATACAAAAGCGGCTTGGTTTGCAGGAAGGCTCTTTCTTCTCCAAAGTAATCCCATCGCCATTCAGCTTCAAAGAGCAGATTCAAATGCTGATCCCTGAAGATTTCCCTGATGTCCGGAATGAAGAAGAAGAATTTATCTATTCTTTGTGCGAAGCAGTTCTTTCACTCGCTGAAATTACAGAGGGCAGAATGCTTATTTTGTTTACATCCTTTGAAATGCTGAAAAAATGTCACGCATTGCTTCGTGATATACTAGAGGATGAGGATTATACACTTATCGCCCAAGGGATTACGAGTGGGAGCAGGGTGAGGCTCACAAAGAATTTCCAATCATATGAAAAGGCCATATTGCTAGGTACCAGCTCTTTCTGGGAAGGAATCGATATTCCAGGAGCCGACCTGTCTGCTCTTGTCATAGCCCGTCTTCCTTTTCAGCCGCCGAATCATCCTTTATATGAAGCAAGAGCTAGGAGATTGGAATCAGAGGGGAGAAATCCTTTTTATGAACTATCGCTTCCCCATGCAGTACTGCGTTTCAGACAAGGATTTGGCCGATTGATCAGATCCAACCATGATCGGGGCTTCGTATTAATTTGTGATACACGCATTATAAAATCCTCTTACGGAAAGTATTTTTTGAATTCTGTTCCTAAAGTACCAATTGTAACGGGATCGACTGGTGAACTTATAGAAAAAGCAAGAGGCTGGTTCTGA
- the panD gene encoding aspartate 1-decarboxylase gives MYRTMMKAKIHRARVTEADLNYVGSITIDSAILEQVDILPHEKVQVVNNNNGARLETYVIPGEAGSGIICLNGAAARLVQKGDTVIIVTYAMIEESELANHRPKVAIMDENNKVIDLIDQEPPLTCR, from the coding sequence ATGTATCGTACGATGATGAAGGCGAAGATTCACCGGGCACGTGTAACGGAAGCAGACTTGAACTATGTCGGAAGCATAACAATAGATTCTGCAATATTAGAACAAGTTGATATCCTGCCCCATGAAAAAGTTCAAGTTGTAAATAATAACAATGGTGCAAGATTAGAGACATATGTTATACCAGGAGAAGCAGGCTCTGGTATTATTTGTTTAAACGGAGCGGCTGCCAGACTGGTACAAAAAGGCGATACTGTCATTATCGTCACTTATGCTATGATAGAGGAAAGTGAATTGGCGAATCATCGTCCGAAAGTGGCAATAATGGATGAAAACAATAAGGTCATCGATCTCATTGATCAGGAACCGCCACTCACTTGCAGATAA
- the panC gene encoding pantoate--beta-alanine ligase, whose amino-acid sequence MDILRTPEALRKILDEHKLNTIGYVPTMGYFHEGHLSLMDRASAENDIAVASIFVNPLQFGPGEDFEKYPRDEERDAALAEKAGIDYLFIPSVQSMYPHEMRVSLSMNKRTDILCGASRPGHFDGVVTVLAKLFNIVRPDHVYMGLKDAQQFAVVQSFCEDLNFPLELIGVPTVREADGLAKSSRNVFLTEKEREEAPAIYRALIAGEQLSKDPSINTKEVTEQVKQLITKNTSGTIDYVECLSYPDLIAKEEPRGKMILATAVKFSGARLIDNVIFDV is encoded by the coding sequence ATGGATATTCTAAGAACACCTGAGGCTTTGCGCAAAATTTTAGACGAGCATAAGCTTAATACAATCGGTTATGTTCCTACAATGGGTTACTTCCATGAGGGGCATCTATCGTTAATGGACCGTGCATCTGCTGAAAACGATATAGCAGTAGCGAGCATTTTTGTAAATCCGCTCCAGTTCGGACCTGGAGAAGATTTTGAAAAATATCCTCGAGATGAAGAAAGAGATGCGGCACTGGCTGAAAAAGCTGGCATTGATTATTTGTTCATCCCTTCAGTTCAATCGATGTATCCACATGAAATGCGGGTTTCTCTCTCGATGAATAAGCGGACGGATATTCTTTGCGGTGCTTCAAGACCAGGTCATTTTGACGGCGTAGTGACAGTTCTTGCTAAACTATTCAATATAGTGAGACCGGATCATGTATATATGGGATTAAAGGATGCTCAGCAATTCGCTGTAGTCCAGTCGTTCTGTGAAGATTTGAATTTCCCGCTTGAGCTGATTGGTGTTCCAACTGTTAGAGAAGCAGATGGACTGGCAAAGAGCAGCCGTAATGTTTTCCTGACAGAGAAAGAAAGAGAAGAGGCACCTGCCATATATAGAGCTTTGATAGCTGGAGAACAGCTTAGCAAAGATCCTTCTATTAATACAAAAGAAGTTACAGAGCAGGTAAAGCAATTGATTACAAAGAATACTTCGGGTACGATTGATTATGTCGAGTGCTTAAGCTATCCGGATCTTATTGCCAAAGAAGAACCTCGTGGTAAAATGATTCTAGCTACTGCTGTGAAATTTTCCGGTGCGCGATTAATTGATAATGTCATTTTTGATGTTTAA
- the panB gene encoding 3-methyl-2-oxobutanoate hydroxymethyltransferase, translating to MLRINDFQTMKKEGKPIAMVTAYDYPSAKMAEAADVDMILVGDSLGMVVLGYESTVQVTLDDMLHHAKAVKRGAKDTYIVVDMPFMSCHASLESAVNNAARLFRESGANALKIEGGTENILELTERLTNGGIPVIIHLGLMPQSVNVYGGYKVQGRSEEAAARILREALEAEKSGAVGLLLECIPEPLANEITGKVSIPTIGIGSGRGCDGQVLVYHDLLKYGVDRLAKFAKGYADLNNIASEAIGTYVEQVKSGMFPDDEHVFLK from the coding sequence ATGCTGAGGATAAATGATTTTCAGACGATGAAAAAGGAAGGAAAGCCGATTGCAATGGTAACCGCCTATGATTATCCATCCGCCAAAATGGCTGAAGCTGCAGATGTTGATATGATTCTTGTAGGTGATTCATTGGGCATGGTCGTTCTTGGTTATGAATCGACAGTACAAGTGACCTTGGATGATATGCTTCATCATGCAAAAGCTGTGAAGCGTGGTGCAAAGGATACTTATATTGTCGTTGATATGCCTTTCATGTCCTGTCATGCATCTCTTGAGTCGGCCGTGAACAATGCTGCTCGCCTTTTCAGGGAGTCTGGAGCCAATGCACTAAAAATAGAAGGCGGTACGGAGAATATTCTAGAATTGACTGAGCGGCTTACAAACGGCGGTATTCCTGTCATCATTCATTTGGGTCTCATGCCTCAATCAGTGAATGTTTACGGAGGCTATAAAGTGCAGGGGCGAAGTGAGGAAGCAGCTGCCCGTATTTTGCGTGAGGCATTGGAGGCTGAAAAGTCCGGTGCCGTTGGTCTTTTGCTGGAATGCATCCCAGAACCGCTTGCAAATGAGATTACCGGGAAAGTCAGCATCCCGACAATTGGTATTGGCTCAGGTAGAGGCTGTGACGGTCAAGTTCTTGTATACCATGATTTACTTAAATATGGAGTAGACCGGCTGGCAAAGTTTGCTAAAGGGTATGCTGACTTGAACAATATTGCTTCAGAAGCTATTGGAACTTATGTAGAGCAAGTGAAATCCGGCATGTTCCCAGATGATGAACATGTTTTTTTGAAATAG
- a CDS encoding biotin--[acetyl-CoA-carboxylase] ligase has translation MESNRNRLIALLEENKDQYISGQKLSEQLNISRSAIWKHMKELEKDGYEIEGKSRKGYRIISFPDKLSENTLQWGLKTKWLGKTIIHRESIDSTQFLAHQTARDGAAHGTVIIADEQTKGKGRMNREWHSAPGKGIWLSMILRPQLLPYLAAQLTLLAATVLADVVNEHIGVRPQIKWPNDILINGKKTAGILTEMQAEQDQIQYVVIGMGINVNQAEVELPENISYKATSIRAESGKEWDIKELIQQILQTFEHAYESYIENGFPEVKEKWESYGFKIGEMIDIKTMQDEWRSEFLGIAEDGALLATDREGHETKLYSAEIKWFEDGNENAEDK, from the coding sequence ATGGAATCCAACCGCAACCGATTAATTGCGCTTCTAGAAGAGAATAAGGACCAGTACATATCGGGCCAGAAACTTTCAGAGCAGCTGAACATTTCTCGAAGTGCAATATGGAAGCATATGAAAGAACTAGAGAAAGACGGTTATGAAATTGAAGGCAAGTCTCGTAAAGGATACCGAATCATTAGTTTTCCGGATAAATTGAGTGAGAACACTTTACAGTGGGGCCTTAAAACTAAGTGGCTTGGCAAGACAATCATTCATAGAGAATCCATTGATTCGACTCAGTTCCTTGCCCATCAGACTGCCCGTGATGGAGCGGCACATGGAACAGTTATCATAGCCGATGAGCAGACGAAAGGGAAAGGACGCATGAACCGGGAATGGCATTCAGCTCCCGGGAAAGGGATTTGGCTCAGTATGATTCTTCGCCCTCAACTGTTGCCATATCTTGCAGCCCAGCTTACTTTATTGGCAGCAACTGTTCTTGCTGATGTTGTGAATGAACATATTGGTGTACGTCCACAAATCAAATGGCCGAATGATATTCTGATTAATGGCAAGAAGACAGCAGGCATTTTAACCGAAATGCAAGCTGAGCAGGATCAAATCCAATATGTAGTTATTGGCATGGGGATTAATGTAAACCAGGCAGAAGTAGAATTGCCTGAAAACATCAGTTACAAGGCTACATCAATCCGTGCTGAAAGCGGCAAGGAATGGGATATAAAAGAGCTGATTCAGCAGATTCTTCAAACTTTTGAACATGCTTATGAATCGTATATCGAAAACGGCTTCCCAGAGGTAAAAGAAAAATGGGAAAGCTATGGTTTCAAGATTGGTGAAATGATTGACATCAAAACGATGCAGGATGAGTGGCGTTCTGAATTTCTTGGTATTGCTGAGGATGGAGCTTTGCTCGCGACAGATCGGGAAGGGCATGAGACTAAGCTGTATTCCGCAGAAATAAAGTGGTTTGAGGATGGTAATGAGAATGCTGAGGATAAATGA
- a CDS encoding CCA tRNA nucleotidyltransferase, protein MLNGLFLPALPILEKLEEHGFEAFFVGGCVRDYQLGRPLHDIDIATSATPEEVCNIFEKVIPVGIEHGTVIVRHDGESYEVTTFRTESGYSDKRHPDSVQFVRQIDEDLKRRDFTINALAMDKNGKLIDLFSGRKDLEKRLIRTVGAGEERFREDALRILRALRFSSQLGFAIEPDTLKAMEILKEDIVYLAVERMAAEMEKWAAGEHVDFSFDYLLSLGIEEQLPIFKNNSTLLSRFNRPLHAFPAFSCLIAYCHILQPEIPINDWTTAWKSSNKVRREALALVEAWKQYEQNGVDRWLVYRLDEALDESFRALIRNLEQEEPIAASDFASKRALLPIRSKNELVLKGEDIVSIYPKREKGRWIHELILKMERAVIEGKVNNSKIDLKEWIKWNPTATD, encoded by the coding sequence ATGCTAAATGGGCTTTTTTTGCCTGCTTTGCCGATTTTGGAAAAACTCGAAGAACATGGATTCGAAGCCTTTTTTGTCGGTGGATGTGTCCGAGATTACCAGCTTGGGCGGCCTCTTCACGATATTGATATTGCAACTTCAGCGACACCGGAAGAGGTATGCAATATTTTTGAGAAGGTCATTCCGGTAGGGATTGAGCATGGTACGGTGATTGTGCGTCATGATGGAGAGTCTTATGAGGTGACTACATTCAGAACAGAAAGTGGTTATTCGGATAAGCGCCATCCTGATTCTGTTCAGTTTGTTCGACAAATCGATGAAGATTTGAAACGTCGGGATTTTACAATCAATGCTTTGGCAATGGACAAAAACGGCAAACTGATCGACTTGTTCAGCGGTCGCAAAGACCTTGAAAAACGTCTCATTCGCACAGTTGGAGCGGGCGAGGAGCGCTTCAGGGAAGATGCACTGCGTATTTTGCGTGCACTCAGATTTTCAAGCCAGCTTGGCTTTGCAATAGAACCTGATACGCTTAAAGCAATGGAAATTCTGAAAGAAGACATTGTTTACCTTGCCGTGGAACGGATGGCTGCTGAAATGGAGAAATGGGCGGCAGGTGAACATGTTGATTTCAGTTTTGATTACCTTCTATCCCTTGGAATAGAAGAGCAGCTACCGATTTTCAAAAATAATAGTACCCTTCTTTCACGTTTTAATAGGCCGCTTCATGCTTTCCCTGCCTTTTCCTGTCTGATTGCATACTGTCATATATTGCAGCCTGAAATTCCAATCAACGACTGGACAACAGCATGGAAGTCTTCCAACAAGGTTAGGCGGGAAGCGTTAGCACTTGTTGAGGCTTGGAAGCAATATGAACAGAATGGCGTTGATCGCTGGCTCGTATACAGACTTGATGAAGCTCTTGATGAGTCTTTCAGAGCTTTGATTAGGAACCTCGAACAAGAAGAACCTATTGCTGCAAGTGATTTTGCTTCTAAGCGAGCTCTTTTGCCAATCCGATCAAAAAACGAGCTCGTTCTCAAAGGTGAAGATATCGTTTCTATATATCCAAAGAGAGAGAAAGGCCGCTGGATTCATGAGCTAATACTCAAAATGGAACGTGCTGTGATTGAGGGTAAAGTAAATAATTCGAAAATAGATTTAAAGGAATGGATAAAATGGAATCCAACCGCAACCGATTAA